In Deinococcus carri, one DNA window encodes the following:
- a CDS encoding glycosyltransferase family 4 protein, whose translation MRPLRILTWHIHGSYLYYLTQAPHEFYLPVKPGRPEGYGGRAGDFRWGDNVHDVPAEDVRNQTFDAILFQSHRNYLEDQFEILSPEQRRLPRIYLEHDPPREVPTDTRHPVDDPETLLVHVTPFNDLMWDSGRTPTRVIEHGVTDPGLTWTGEKARGLTVVNGLQKRGRRLGADVFEQVRQEVPLDLVGMESQAAGGLGNIPLGDLPAFAAPYRFFFNPIRYTSLGLAVCEAMMLGMPIVGLATTEMATAVQNGVNGYVDTDVRKLVERMQHLLDDPEEARRLSVGAREVARERFSIERFARDWDATFREVAGRGVPVGGL comes from the coding sequence ATGCGACCCCTGAGGATTCTGACCTGGCACATTCACGGCAGCTACCTGTACTACCTCACGCAGGCTCCGCACGAGTTCTACCTTCCCGTCAAGCCGGGCCGGCCCGAGGGCTACGGCGGGCGCGCGGGCGACTTCCGCTGGGGCGACAACGTGCATGACGTTCCGGCGGAGGACGTGCGGAACCAGACCTTCGACGCGATTCTCTTCCAGTCGCACAGGAACTACCTCGAAGACCAGTTCGAGATTCTCTCGCCCGAACAGCGCCGGCTGCCGCGCATCTACCTGGAACACGACCCGCCGCGCGAGGTGCCGACCGACACCCGGCATCCCGTGGACGACCCGGAGACGTTACTGGTCCACGTCACCCCCTTCAACGACCTGATGTGGGACAGCGGGCGCACGCCCACGCGCGTCATCGAACACGGCGTGACCGACCCCGGCCTCACCTGGACCGGCGAGAAGGCCCGCGGCCTGACCGTGGTGAACGGTCTGCAAAAGCGCGGGCGGCGGCTGGGCGCGGACGTGTTCGAGCAGGTGCGGCAGGAGGTGCCGCTGGACCTGGTGGGCATGGAGTCGCAGGCGGCGGGCGGCCTCGGCAATATTCCGCTGGGCGACCTGCCCGCCTTCGCCGCGCCGTACCGCTTCTTCTTCAACCCGATTCGGTACACCAGCCTGGGCCTGGCCGTTTGCGAGGCGATGATGCTGGGGATGCCCATTGTTGGGCTGGCAACGACTGAGATGGCGACCGCCGTGCAAAACGGCGTGAACGGCTACGTGGACACCGACGTGCGGAAGCTGGTGGAACGGATGCAGCATCTGCTGGACGACCCCGAGGAGGCCCGCCGTCTGAGCGTGGGCGCGCGGGAAGTGGCGCGCGAACGCTTCTCGATTGAACGCTTCGCCCGCGACTGGGACGCCACCTTCCGCGAGGTGGCCGGACGCGGCGTGCCCGTGGGAGGACTGTGA
- a CDS encoding glycosyltransferase family 9 protein: protein MTESPRQRILVFRALPGLGDLLCAVPALRALRAGEPDAEITLLGLPQAAPFVQRFPDLIDRLEVFPGFPGLPEQPVRQAELLALLQEAQGRYDLALQMHGSGPISNVLVSLLGADAIAGRFGPGQWCLDPARFLPYEEGQPEPLVWLRLAEFLGYPARGEELTFPVHAADREALRALPGAGTLAPGRYAVLHPGASQPARRWSPRNFAQVAQRLAARGLRVVLTGTPAEAEVTRAVAEALPVPDVLDLTGQTELGTLAALLADARLLVSGDTGVSHLAAATRTPSVVVFLASDPARWAPLDRERHRVVVGDDLGAVLAEVDTLLGREVARVR from the coding sequence ATGACCGAATCCCCCAGACAACGCATCCTGGTCTTCCGCGCCCTGCCGGGGCTGGGCGACCTGCTGTGTGCCGTGCCTGCCCTGCGGGCGCTGCGGGCGGGGGAGCCGGATGCGGAAATCACGCTGCTGGGCCTGCCGCAAGCGGCACCTTTCGTGCAGCGGTTTCCCGACCTGATTGACCGGCTGGAGGTCTTCCCCGGCTTTCCGGGCCTGCCCGAGCAGCCGGTGCGGCAGGCGGAACTGCTCGCGCTCTTGCAGGAGGCGCAGGGGCGTTACGACCTGGCCCTTCAGATGCACGGCAGCGGCCCCATCAGCAACGTGCTGGTGTCGCTGCTGGGTGCGGACGCCATAGCGGGGCGCTTCGGGCCGGGGCAGTGGTGCCTGGACCCCGCGCGGTTCCTGCCCTACGAGGAGGGCCAGCCCGAACCGCTGGTGTGGCTGCGGCTGGCCGAGTTCCTGGGGTATCCGGCGCGGGGTGAGGAGCTGACCTTTCCCGTCCACGCGGCGGACCGGGAGGCGCTGCGTGCCCTGCCGGGTGCCGGAACCCTCGCACCGGGCCGGTATGCGGTGCTGCACCCCGGGGCCAGCCAGCCCGCGCGCCGCTGGTCACCGCGCAACTTCGCGCAGGTCGCCCAGCGGCTGGCCGCGCGGGGGCTGAGGGTGGTCCTGACGGGCACCCCGGCCGAGGCGGAGGTCACGCGGGCGGTGGCGGAGGCCCTCCCGGTGCCCGACGTGCTGGACCTGACCGGGCAGACAGAGCTGGGGACACTGGCGGCCCTCCTCGCGGACGCGCGGCTGCTGGTCAGCGGCGACACGGGCGTCTCGCACCTCGCGGCGGCCACCCGCACCCCCAGCGTGGTGGTGTTCCTCGCCTCCGACCCGGCCCGCTGGGCACCGCTGGACCGCGAGCGGCACCGCGTGGTGGTGGGGGATGACCTGGGGGCGGTGCTGGCGGAAGTGGACACGCTGCTGGGGCGGGAGGTGGCGCGTGTCCGCTGA